One window of the Posidoniimonas polymericola genome contains the following:
- a CDS encoding DUF1559 family PulG-like putative transporter: protein MARVAESRGFTLVELLVVIAIIGVLIALLLPAVQSARESARRIECKNHLKQISLAALNHESTHRHLPTGGWGYRWVGDAGSGYGAKQPGGWAYNILEYMELAERRELGGAIVERLVAREAIPESDQNEMLALVSSPVAGFLCPSRRSVKAYPLIDPSLPYLAYNAQACRAARPGKEGCFVARGDYRANAGSINRGEEEGPTPNYVNYHRWWADPTTQTGVVFQRSAVKLGQITDGTSHTFLVGEKALNEADYESGTHSSDDQCVYSGHDQDNIGYTSNGAERMPPLRDNLASGTATRWRFGGPHPAVMNVAMVDGSVDSLPFDIDVDLFAAMGGRADEGEPPTY from the coding sequence ATGGCGCGCGTCGCAGAAAGTCGTGGCTTTACGCTGGTTGAACTGCTTGTTGTAATCGCGATCATTGGCGTGCTGATCGCGTTGCTGCTGCCGGCGGTGCAGTCGGCCCGCGAGTCGGCGCGGCGGATCGAGTGCAAGAACCACCTGAAGCAGATTTCCCTTGCCGCGCTCAACCATGAGAGCACGCACCGCCATCTTCCCACGGGGGGGTGGGGCTACCGATGGGTCGGCGACGCCGGGTCCGGGTACGGGGCGAAGCAGCCGGGCGGCTGGGCGTACAACATTCTTGAGTACATGGAGCTGGCCGAGCGTCGCGAACTAGGAGGGGCGATCGTTGAACGGTTGGTGGCCCGGGAGGCGATCCCGGAGTCCGATCAGAACGAAATGCTGGCGCTAGTATCCTCGCCGGTGGCGGGGTTCCTGTGCCCCTCGCGGCGGAGCGTCAAGGCCTACCCGCTGATTGACCCCAGCCTGCCGTACCTCGCCTACAACGCCCAGGCCTGTCGCGCCGCGCGCCCTGGGAAGGAGGGCTGTTTTGTAGCGCGGGGCGACTACCGAGCCAACGCGGGCTCCATCAACCGTGGTGAAGAGGAGGGGCCCACCCCCAACTACGTGAACTACCACCGCTGGTGGGCCGATCCCACTACCCAGACCGGCGTGGTGTTCCAGCGCAGCGCCGTCAAGCTCGGGCAGATTACCGACGGGACCTCTCACACTTTCCTGGTGGGTGAGAAGGCCCTCAACGAGGCCGACTACGAGTCCGGCACGCACTCCTCGGACGACCAGTGTGTCTACTCTGGCCACGACCAGGATAATATCGGTTACACCTCCAACGGCGCCGAGCGCATGCCGCCGCTGCGGGACAACCTCGCCTCTGGGACTGCCACCCGCTGGCGTTTCGGCGGCCCCCACCCCGCTGTGATGAACGTCGCGATGGTCGACGGCTCGGTCGACTCCCTGCCGTTCGACATCGACGTCGACCTGTTCGCCGCAATGGGGGGCCGCGCCGACGAAGGCGAGCCCCCAACCTACTGA